In Podospora pseudoanserina strain CBS 124.78 chromosome 5, whole genome shotgun sequence, a single window of DNA contains:
- a CDS encoding hypothetical protein (EggNog:ENOG503PBWW; COG:S): MMASKTDLCKPCLTAFSQPLPNCSVVGHADGVVYKCTRDHLCQSSCPMCILIQGLIDRADKAYGRLSSDEVELRLAHDRGSHSGYRPPAWTDPDPRRQPEEDSLLEGAEDSPESWYSLKIWLTPDVYPYNATTILYVTLAADFGTSAAAHVVARPRPVDTTTTFSIIKRWIQHCDGHHASCRDATHNASEMPRRLLWVSNADIFPDIRVAPVSTGKRYIALSYCWGGAAEASTQKKSTSATIAENELKISFQSLPKTIQDAVSVSRELGIDYLWVDALCIIQDDDNDRNHEIARMGAIYANAYLTLSASGASHCAEGFLERPLTEYRESDFFEVPLQLPGKGGPTLVKASRAGVRNIWSKENGNLFWFQNRELLHTRGWTFQETFLSPRLLIYTSLQPYWVCREAFWSCGDPGPMEYLRSVYLQDMLELREMSDRQQKYMQTLPSDDPNSSAELWRWGTIIHWFSSRRLTLVEDKPLALHAVRDKFTRHDPSLQDCALGLFRSTAHMDLLWHTRHGADPQSKQLSEFPSWTWMSFDGGVTCPFKYGGPQESSMIKTHDEFEIESWPGCDQFGRLLPDSSPLKLRGITREVAIPHRFWKDGYASAQDMPCFSLRVLELREDEWEENEDRIGHITFDQYRMPSSDDDFENNPPTRYKTLQILVIALQKEHINNTLSLPDDRQGYEATYGLVIAPALRAGGRHRRIGFYKGGDNSVSYFHNGVTEEFDLE; the protein is encoded by the exons ATGATGGCGTCCAAAACAGACCTTTGCAAGCCATGTCTCACCGCATTTTCTCAGCCTCTGCCAAATTGCTCCGTCGTCGGACATGCCGATGGTGTCGTTTACAAGTGCACAAGAGACCACCTCTGCCAGTCGTCTTGTCCGATGTGCATCCTAATACAAGGCTTGATCGACAGAGCGGATAAGGCTTACGGAAGACTCTCGTCCGATGAAGTCGAGTTGCGGCTAGCACATGACCGTGGGTCTCACAGCGGTTATCGCCCTCCTGCATGGACCGACCCGGATCCAAGACGACAGCCTGAGGAAGACAGCCTGCTGGAAGGGGCCGAGGACAGCCCGGAGTCTTGGTACAGCTTGAAAATTTGGCTCACCCCTGACGTTTATCCCTACAacgccaccaccattctTTATGTTACTCTTGCTGCGGACTTTG GAACGTCTGCCGCAGCGCATGTCGTTGCGCGTCCGCGGCCTGTTGATACAACTACGaccttctccatcatcaaacgTTGGATTCAACATTGTGACGGCCACCACGCATCTTGTAGAGATGCCACGCATAACGCGTCCGAGATGCCTAGGCGTCTTCTCTGGGTGTCGAATGCAGACATCTTTCCCGATATACGGGTTGCGCCAGTCTCAACTGGAAAGCGCTATATCGCGCTCAGCTattgttggggtggtgcaGCCGAAGCCAGTACCCAGAAGAAATCAACATCTGCTACCATCGCCGAAAACGAACTCAAAATTTCTTTCCAATCACTACCGAAGACAATCCAAGACGCGGTGTCAGTTTCCAGGGAGCTTGGCATCGATTATCTCTGGGTTGACGCGCTGTGTATCATCCAGGATGACGATAATGACCGAAACCACGAGATCGCCCGCATGGGCGCCATTTACGCGAATGCATATCTGACGCTTTCCGCCTCCGGGGCTAGCCACTGCGCCGAGGGATTTCTCGAACGCCCACTGACAGAGTATCGTGAATCCGATTTCTTTGAGGTACCGTTACAACTGCCCGGAAAAGGCGGTCCAACACTGGTCAAAGCGAGCCGCGCAGGGGTCCGGAACATCTGGTCCAAAGAAAACGGGAATCTCTTTTGGTTCCAGAACCGGGAGCTCTTGCACACAAGAGGCTGGACATTCCAAGAGACATTCTTGTCACCACGGTTGCTGATATATACCTCCCTACAACCATATTGGGTCTGTCGTGAAGCGTTTTGGTCGTGCGGAGATCCTGGCCCGATGGAGTATCTCAGAAGCGTCTACCTTCAGGACATGCTCGAACTGCGAGAGATGTCTGATAGACAACAGAAGTACATGCAAACCCTCCCTTCAGACGATCCGAATTCTTCGGCCGAGCTATGGCGTTGGGGCACCATCATACACTGGTTTTCATCACGCCGATTAACGTTGGTTGAGGACAAACCTCTTGCTCTTCATGCCGTCAGGGACAAGTTCACTCGCCATGACCCTAGCCTGCAAGACTGCGCGTTGGGTTTATTCCGTTCCACTGCCCATATGGATCTCCTATGGCACACCAGACATGGAGCTGATCCACAGTCTAAACAACTCTCTGAGTTCCCGAGCTGGACCTGGATGTCTTTTGATGGCGGCGTAACGTGCCCCTTCAAGTACGGAGGACCACAGGAGTCGAGCATGATCAAGACACACGATGAATTTGAGATCGAAAGTTGGCCGGGATGTGATCAGTTTGGACGACTGCTTCCCGACAGTTCGCCGCTGAAGCTCCGGGGTATCACGAGAGAGGTGGCCATCCCACACCGGTTCTGGAAAGATGGTTATGCGTCTGCTCAGGATATGCCATGCTTTTCACTCCGCGTCCTTGAGCTACGGGAGGACGAGTGGGAGGAGAATGAAGACAGGATTGGCCATATCACTTTCGATCAGTACCGGATGCCGAGCTCGGATGATGACTTTGAGAACAATCCGCCAACCCGGTATAAGACTCTTCAGATCCTCGTTATTGCGCTGCAAAAAgaacacatcaacaacacactGAGCCTCCCTGACGATAGACAGGGTTATGAAGCTACGTACGGACTTGTCATTGCTCCGGCATTGAGAGCTGGAGGAAGACATCGGAGGATAGGGTTCTACAAAGGAGGGGACAATAGTGTTTCATATTTTCACAATGGGGTGACAGAGGAGTTTGACCTTGAATGA
- a CDS encoding hypothetical protein (EggNog:ENOG503NYZ8; COG:O; CAZy:CE1), translating into MVALTHLLTSLLTLSTSLAHALPSTTPETVLVPRQLSNPSPGCGKSPFGSGVRTVNVNGRQRQFIVRVPNNYNPNRSYRLIFAFHWVGGTMNDISSGGTDRELWSYYGMQRNAGESAILVAPQGINNGWANNGGEDVAFVDAMIRHIEDALCVNQRQRFSLGFSYGGSMTFSLACSRAREFRGVAVIGGGQLSGCSGGNDPVAYLGIHGVWDGTLNVGQGRAMRDRFVRNNGCQNTNAPEPARGSGIHIKTNFNGCRSGYPVTWIPFDGGHWPGAVDNGPESGARSWVPGEIWNFFTQSQLAN; encoded by the coding sequence ATGGTAgccctcacccacctcctcaccagcctcctcaccctctcaacctccctAGCccacgccctcccctccaccacccctgaAACTGTGCTCGTCCCCCGCCaactctccaacccctcacccGGCTGCGGCAAATCACCCTTTGGCTCCGGCGTCCGCACCGTAAACGTCAACGGCCGACAAAGACAATTCATCGTCCGCGTCCCCAACAactacaaccccaaccgcTCCTACCGCCTCATCTTCGCCTTCCACTGGGTCGGTGGCACAATGAACGACATCTCCTCGGGCGGCACCGACCGCGAGCTATGGTCATATTACGGGATGCAGCGCAACGCAGGGGAGTCCGCCATTTTAGTCGCACCTCAGGGGATCAACAATGGGTGGGCTAATAACGGGGGAGAAGACGTCGCTTTTGTCGATGCCATGATTCGTCACATCGAAGATGCCTTGTGCGTAAACCAGAGGCAGAGGTTCAGTTTGGGGTTTTCTTACGGGGGGAGTATGACCTTCAGCCTGGCGTGTTCAAGGGCGAGGGAGTTTAGGGGTGTGGCTGTTATTGGGGGTGGGCAGTTGTCTGGTTGCAGCGGTGGGAATGATCCTGTGGCGTATCTTGGCATTCATGGGGTTTGGGACGGGACGTTGAACGTTGGGCAggggagggcgatgagggatCGGTTTGTGAGAAATAACGGGTGTCAAAACACCAATGCGCCTGAGCCGGcgagggggagtgggattCATATCAAGACCAACTTTAACGGGTGCAGGAGCGGGTATCCGGTGACGTGGATTCCTTTTGATGGGGGGCATTGGCCGGGGGCGGTTGATAATGGGCCGGAGAGCGGTGCTAGATCTTGGGTTCCGGGGGAGATTTGGAATTTTTTTACTCAGTCGCAGCTTGCGAACTAA
- a CDS encoding hypothetical protein (CAZy:AA9; COG:G; EggNog:ENOG503PAYR) produces MHFSTVTAVAFAVAPQLASAHFLFPHLMLNGLRTGAFEYVREHDFGFMPHNNDFINSQDFRCNEGSWRHRREPKTAQVTAGRDTVGFNLHLDFGIYHPGPVTIYLSKAPGDVRDYDGSGDWFKVYQLGTMMPWNGTDQGWLTRDKKNFQFRLPSEIPAGQYLMRIEQMSVHPPYKQKEWYVQCAHLNIASNYNGRAPGPTIRFPGGYKISDPAIQLDSWAKPPPTFAPMPGPQLWPN; encoded by the exons ATGCACTTCTCTACCGTTACTGCCGTAGCCTTTGCGGTGGCTCCTCAGTTGGCATCCGCACACTTCCTCTTTCCCCATCTCATGCTTAACGGCTTGCGCACAGGCGCGTTTGAGTATGTCCGTGAACACGACTTCGGCTTCATGCCGCACAACAATGACTTCATCAACTCACAGGACTTCCGCTGCAACGAAGGCTCCTGGAGACACCGCCGCGAGCCCAAGACGGCGCAGGTCACAGCTGGGCGAGACACGGTTGGGTTCAACCTGCACCTTGACTTTGGGATTTACCACCCGGGGCCGGTCACT ATCTACCTCTCCAAAGCCCCCGGTGATGTCCGCGACTACGACGGGTCGGGCGACTGGTTCAAGGTGTACCAGCTCGGCACTATGATGCCCTGGAACGGCACTGATCAGGGCTGGCTTACGCGCGACAAAAAGAACTTTCAGTTCCGTCTGCCATCTGAGATTCCGGCCGGCCAATACCTGATGCGCATCGAGCAGATGAGCGTTCAT CCCCCTTACAAACAAAAGGAGTGGTACGTCCAGTGCGCCCATCTGAATATCGCCAGCAACTACAACGGACGCGCCCCCGGTCCAACCATCCGCTTCCCGGGCGGTTACAAGATCAGCGATCCTGCGATTCAACTTGACAGCTGGGccaagcctcctcccacatTTGCGCCCATGCCCGGCCCTCAGCTTTGGCCTAACTAG
- a CDS encoding hypothetical protein (EggNog:ENOG503P9E2), with translation MATPNNPNFQAVKDAITESLRKDGLPPDLLSLVRSKTRSPDAYLAWTQEHLLQKMTSPQAKLPAADTLAQIQSIATKFADLKAITAFADAVNNTSVPIPLFQSPSHQYLVVVKAGALSLSVPPIMVSSLHKTDEEVDNRTKVHPFFYSLSHGSSAVLPKHVYPLGQLYYKLSSGDELTETNYAVVVDVVGEDHGVWLVWNRRGFNAEAEEEVITDPAKKMALFVGVDRTRNFDAVQVVGKVSGWKLGNDEASLLTLAEFEGNARRTKVEGEIVVGVAKVEELGRVFSGAGVVDWGSGGRGRQHSEQ, from the exons ATGGcaaccccaaacaacccaaacttCCAAGCCGTCAAAGACGCAATCACCGAATCCCTCCGCAAAG ACGGCCTACCCcccgacctcctctccctcgtccgcTCCAAAACCCGCTCCCCGGACGCCTATCTCGCCTGGACGCAagaacacctcctccaaaagatGACCTCCCCGCAAGCAAAGCTTCCCGCCGCGGATACCCTTGCCCAAATCCAATCGATCGCGACAAAGTTCGCTGATCTCAAGGCCATCACCGCTTTTGCTGACGCTGTCAATAATACATCGGTCCCTATCCCGTTGTTTCAATCGCCCAGCCATCAGTACCTCGTCGTTGTTAAGGCAGGGGCTTTGTCACTTTCCGTACCCCCTATCATGGTCAGTTCATTACATAAGACCGATGAAGAAGTTGACAATAGGACTAAAGTCCACCCTTTCTTTTACTCCTTGAGTCATGGTTCATCTGCTGTTCTGCCAAAGCATGTTTATCCTCTGGGACAGCTATACTACAAACTGTCGTCAGGGGATGAACTAACCGAGACGAACTacgctgtggttgttgatgttgttggggaggatcatggggtgtggttggtttggaaTAGGAGGGGTTTTAATGctgaggctgaagaagaggtgaTTACTGAtccggcgaagaagatggctTTGTTTGTTGGGGTGGATAGGACGAGGAACTTCGATGCGGTTCAAGTTGTGGGAAAGGTCTCTGGGTGGAAACTAGGGAATGACGAAGCAagtttgttgactttggcAGAGTTTGAGGGGAATGCGAGGAGGACAAAGGTTGAAGGGGAGATTGTGGTCGGTGtggccaaggtggaggagttggggagggtgttttctggggcgggggtggttgatTGGGGTTCAGGGGGGCGAGGCAGGCAGCATAGTGAACAGTAA
- a CDS encoding hypothetical protein (EggNog:ENOG503PHEG) → MAVFRENPRIYHQSAPTRATTRQQIINQPLLFQQTWQCAQDAAQNIWLLYRDFLGTMFTAQIGAGAGGVHLDDARDLVRLGYWLVLGPMWEVVQERHYRLGGGPGSFPTMADLSFIDYLMGICSTLEIIETRIFNVPNVQQLPHNVQHQGILNDIAQWTNPNNQTAQNISVLGFLELLSRIIAHTSPNLAAFRTSLNNLQTHQPRNHIYHKRGLPRVMFVCAGANNGMHVITTSKDNWYDFTSLWAATDAARVQRQTCPPIVLPGGAGQPAFNVVGQSNAVFHEFSNAEADVAQILSDNAAEIIRSNTITVWQNQAVRFANHANERCLPMTVPDFAVKARCLRCQALFRYNVNHPDALGLVGAEAAWRGNRRLGVAVLCNGDWDCAETLAHFYCVAANVVGVGGLH, encoded by the exons ATGGCTGTCTTCAGAGAAAACCCCCGCATTTACCACCAGTCCGCCCCAACTCGGGCCACCACAAGACAACAAATCATCAACCAGCCGCTTCTCTTCCAACAAACCTGGCAATGTGCACAAGATGCTGCTCAAAACATTTGGCTTCTGTATCGAGACTTTCTCGGTACCATGTTTACCGCTCAGATTGGTGCCGGCGCAGGTGGAGTGCATCTCGATGATGCCAGAGATCTTGTTCGGCTTGGCTATTGGCTTGTCCTCGGTCCAATGTGGGAAGTAGTCCAGGAACGCCACTACCGCCTCGGGGGAGGTCCAGGCAGCTTCCCCACCATGGCAGACCTCAGCTTCATCGACTATCTGATGGGGATTTGTTCTACTCTAGAGATTATCGAGACAAGGATCTTCAACGTTCCGAATGTCCAGCAACTCCCACATAACGTTCAGCACCAAGGCATTCTCAACGACATTGCGCAGTGGACGAATCCAAATAACCAGACTGCCCAGAACATCAGTGTGCTGGGATTTTTGGAGCTGCTTTCGCGAATCATCGCCCATACATCACCAAACTTGG CTGCCTTCCGCACCTCGTTGAACAACCTCCAGACTCATCAGCCCCGCAACCACATCTACCATAAGCGTGGCCTCCCCCGGGTCATGTTCGTCTGTGCCGGTGCCAACAATGGTATGCACGTCATCACCACTTCCAAAGACAACTGGTATGACTTCACATCTCTCTGGGCGGCGACAGATGCCGCTCGTGTCCAGCGTCAAACCTGCCCACCCATCGTCCTGCCTGGCGGAGCGGGCCAACCGGCATTCAATGTCGTCGGGCAGTCCAATGCTGTCTTCCATGAGTTTTCCAACGCCGAGGCAGATGTCGCTCAGATTTTATCTGACAATGCCGCCGAGATTATCAGGTCAAATACCATCACAGTCTGGCAGAACCAAGCGGTGCGGTTTGCGAACCATGCGAATGAGAGGTGTTTACCCATGACGGTTCCTGATTTTGCGGTGAAGGCGAGGTGCTTGAGGTGCCAGGCGCTGTTTCGTTATAATGTTAATCATCCTGATGCGTTGGGACTGGTCGGGGCCGAAGCTGCGTGGCGGGGAAACCGCCggttgggggtggcggtgttgtGTAACGGTGATTGGGATTGTGCGGAGACGTTGGCACATTTCTATTGCGTTGCTGCGAATGTGGTTGGTGTAGGGGGGCTTCATTAA
- a CDS encoding hypothetical protein (EggNog:ENOG503PYEI): MPTQYIAEVNQSKEDGEWSAKQENPNAKPDSLNFASNDYAVAVHILVDVQDPAAKKWTPIWVGKYMLLKGAHGEYQPIVTVNIWY, from the exons ATGCCGACTCAGTACATTGCAGAGGTCAACCAGTCCAAGGAGGACGGCGAGTGGTCTGCCAAGCAGGAAAATCCCAACGCAAAGCCCGACTCCCTAAACTTTGCCTCCAATGACTACGCAGTTGCAGTTCATATCCTGGTTGATGTTCAAGACCCAGCTGCCAAGAAGTGGACTCCG ATCTGGGTTGGCAAGTACATGCTCCTCAAGGGCGCCCACGGAGAATACCAACCCATCGTGACCGTCAACATTTGGTATTAG
- a CDS encoding hypothetical protein (EggNog:ENOG503P6XS; COG:S): MARIHLIARLLASAGLCQITAASFWTATQIFVDDPEPEPFRCDPAGVTGLSCTGTTTVTRLVARTTSLPDVTPISTTTASLTSWDLEVVEYYYPADAVPTSDLYTWRWDPDPDSRGEGPQWLVDYTITAPTSCPTPFEYTTEINLRTSASVPTPLSEILHSMASVETDVVTYTRLVATTDSSTHRWVQQTSYYTYTTLHVKATDLPPARRPPADYYRHDQINYRYIENCFLPGEKNPRPNPFGAEAKQKCPHKAFGRCSKIPEGPAIILAIVGTLFVLGFIENFLWFRSLMQGHWALRCGTVCWWLIATLLMIFVTKYEVGRNADDQEQLREKWKRMPFWMKIKLWLQWGFRLKYPERWLGARKPVSVGRVLRWESVGGGNGAGGGGGGGGGGGGAGTGGPPSRAPEHDDTPLPVYPGSPLSSVSDGHSMNSGTTAATRGPALGNPNAVLGPVMGSGTVVIGPTISSAQQAPASPRRQETGEGSANGVIRAV; the protein is encoded by the coding sequence ATGGCACGAATACACCTAATAGCCCGGTTATTGGCATCAGCCGGCCTATGTCAGATAACAGCGGCGAGTTTCTGGACCGCGACGCAGATATTCGTCGATGACCCAGAACCTGAGCCATTTCGCTGCGACCCAGCTGGTGTGACGGGTCTCTCATGCACCGGAACAACGACCGTAACACGGTTAGTGGCACGTACCACCTCACTTCCAGACGTAACGCCAATATCAACCACAACAGCGAGTCTCACTTCCTGGGatttggaggttgtggagtACTATTATCCCGCCGACGCGGTTCCCACCTCGGACCTGTATACCTGGCGGTGGGACCCAGATCCCGACTCGCGTGGGGAGGGCCCTCAATGGCTTGTCGACTATACAATCACCGCGCCAACCAGCTGCCCGACCCCCTTCGAATACACCACCGAAATCAACCTCAGGACCTCCGCGTCTGTTCCGACGCCGCTCAGCGAGATCCTCCACTCCATGGCCAGCGTCGAAACAGATGTCGTCACATACACCAGACTTGTCGCCACAACCGATAGCAGCACCCATCGTTGGGTGCAACAAACTTCGTACTACACATACACGACACTGCATGTGAAAGCGACGGACCTTCCTCCAGCGCGCAGACCGCCGGCGGATTACTACCGACACGATCAAATCAACTACCGCTACATTGAGAACTGCTTTCTCCCAGGCGAAAAGAATCCGCGCCCCAACCCATTTGGAGCAGAGGCAAAACAAAAATGTCCCCACAAGGCCTTCGGACGCTGCAGCAAAATCCCAGAAGGTCCTGCCATCATCCTTGCCATCGTCGGGACCCTCTTTGTTCTAGGCTTCATCGAGAATTTCCTGTGGTTCAGGAGCCTGATGCAAGGCCACTGGGCTCTTCGGTGCGGCACGGTGTGCTGGTGGCTGATTGCCACGCTGCTCATGATCTTTGTCACCAAATATGAAGTCGGGAGGAATGCAGATGATCAGGAGCAACTGAGGGAgaagtggaagaggatgccATTTTGGATGAAGATAAAGTTGTGGCTTCAGTGGGGGTTTCGGCTCAAGTATCCCGAGCGCTGGTTGGGGGCTCGAAAGCCGGTTAGTGTGGGGAGAGTATTGAGATGGGAATCGGTGGGGGGAGGTAACGGagccggaggtggtggtggtggtggtggtggtggtggtggtgctggaacTGGAGGTCCCCCGTCGAGAGCCCCGGAACACGATGACACGCCTTTGCCTGTTTATCCCGGTTCTCCTCTTTCGAGTGTCAGTGATGGGCATTCGATGAATAGTGGGACGACAGCTGCTACTCGGGGGCCGGCCTTGGGGAACCCAAATGCGGTACTTGGGCCTGTGATGGGTTCTGGTACTGTGGTTATTGGGCCGACCATAAGTTCAGCCCAGCAGGCGCCTGCTTCCCCACGGCGACAGGAGACGGGTGAGGGTTCAGCGAACGGTGTAATCCGGGCTGTTTAG
- a CDS encoding hypothetical protein (EggNog:ENOG503NYEY; COG:S): MVFLSSLGVLALLTSTVLSHPQPSPAPVSTTTCQGKSYTYNELAGFGSIPSDARDEFGDTISIGSSAAITNWKKRSAGGKNKQTYYTGTLYGLPDRGWNTQGTQNTIPRVHIFDVTFTPAAAASQSPPLPPNLLFKYKATILLTSPSGEPLTGLDPDSITTLPGFPPLPASTYPGDGFGGPGSGGKRIAIDAEGLVLNDDGTFWISDEYGPYIYLFSPRGKLLSAIAPPDALLPLRNGTLSFSSDNAPIFDNGKRPIPTNPSQGRSNNQGFEGLTASPDGKQLWVMLQSAGRLEGGGNAATRRYTRLLRYDVSKGKGKKVKYSGEWVVPLPTFTDGQGRTRVAAQSEIKYVSDEQLLVLPRDSGVGACTDSPTSLYRHVDVVDIGRATDVKGRGYDLFNASIASEDGVLKPEITPATLCPWIDFNINSRLNKFGMRNGPPALPMNSLLNEKWESLVLVPVDDGKKDEYFLIAISDNDFITQNGFINNGKIPYKDASGCSLDQQALVFKVTLPRKSRPLIG; the protein is encoded by the exons ATGgtcttcctcagcagcctAGGCGTCCTTGCCTTGTTGACGAGCACCGTGCTCTCACACCCTCAGccatctcctgctcccgTCTCCACGACAACGTGCCAGGGAAAATCCTATACCTACAACGAACTCGCCGGTTTCGGTTCGATCCCCTCTGACGCAAGAGACGAATTCGGCGACACAATCAGCATCGGCTCCTCAGCCGCGATCACCAACTGGAAAAAGCGATCTGCCGGTggcaaaaacaaacaaacctaCTACACCGGCACGCTCTACGGCCTCCCCGACAGAGGCTGGAACACCCAAGGcacccaaaacaccatcccTCGCGTCCACATCTTTGATGTGACTTTCACCCCAGCCGCCGCGGCATCTCAAtccccgcccctcccaccaaacctcctcttcaaataCAAAGCCACCATCCTTCTTACCTCTCCCAGCGGTGAACCCCTCACTGGTCTCGACCCAGACAGtatcaccaccctccctggctttccccccctcccagcatCGACCTATCCCGGTGATGGATTTGGTGGCCCCGGTTCAGGAGGAAAACGCATCGCTATTGACGCCGAAGGCTTGGTGCtgaatgatgatggcacCTTCTGGATAAGCGACGAGTACGGCCCGTACATCtacctcttctccccccgcGGAAAACTCCTATCCGCCATCGCCCCACCTGAtgctctcctcccactgAGGAATGGCACCCTCAGTTTCAGCAGTGACAACGCCCCTATTTTCGACAACGGCAAACGACCCATTCCTACCAACCCCAGTCAGGGTAGGTCAAACAACCagggttttgaggggttAACTGCCAGTCCAGATGGGAAACAACTCTGGGTCATGCTGCAGAGTGCGGGGAGgctggaagggggtgggaatgCTGCTACGAGGAGGTATACCCGGTTATTGAGGTATGATGTTAGCAAGGGGAAAGGCAAGAAGGTGAAGTACTCCGGGGAGTGGGTTGTGCCTTTGCCTACGTTTACTGATGGGCaagggaggacgagggtggCGGCGCAGAGTGAGATCAAGTATGTCAGTGACGAGCAGCTGCTTGTGCTGCCGAGGGATAGCGGGGTTGGTGCTTGCACTGATAGCCCGACGAGTTTGTACAGGCATGTGGACGTGGTTGATATTGGGAGGGCGACGGatgtgaaggggagggggtatgaTTTGTTTAATGCTTCGATAGCGAGTGAAG ATGGTGTGTTGAAGCCAGAGATAACACCCGCGACACTTTGCCCGTGGATCGACTTCAACATCAATTCTAGGCTGAACAAGTTTGGGATGAGGAACGGGCCCCCAGCGTTGCCGATGAACAGCCTTTTGAATGAGAAGTGGgagagcttggtgttggttccGGTGGACGAtggcaagaaggacgagTACTTCTTGATTGCCATCTCTGATAATGACTTTATCACGCAGAATG GATTTATCAACAACGGCAAGATCCCATACAAAGACGCGAGTGGGTGCAGCCTGGACCAACAGGCCTTGGTGTTCAAGGTCACGCTGCCAAGGAAAAGTAGGCCTTTGATCGGATAG
- a CDS encoding hypothetical protein (COG:L; EggNog:ENOG503NVI6): MPVPRKDMIKALVQKYTNMSPTPGLSTSWRADFIENKGEGHIFLLHGGPGVGKTYTAECIAEYTYCPLLSLTCGDIGTDDVKMEQQLSKWFRLAEKWGAVMLIDEADIYLERRVVSDLRRNSLVFGEILRWHPHLSTPVVLTLNVQILPRNPVLDYKPRRAFDDAFISRIHIIIKYDQLSKDNHRQIWTQFFDKLTDERQGFIITGRAK, from the exons ATGCCTGTGCCACGCAAAGATATGATCAAGGCGTTGGTTCAGAAGTACACCAACATGAGCCCAACACCAGGCTTATCTACATCGTGGCGCGCCGACTTTATTGAAAACAAGGGAGAGGGTCATATCTTCTTGCTACATGGCGGTCCCGGTGTTGGGAAGACATAT ACCGCCGAATGTATCGCGGAGTATACGTACTGTCCTCTACTATCTCTCACCTGTGGAGACATTGGCACAGACGACGTCAAGATGGAACAGCAGCTCTCCAAGTGGTTCAGACTGGCCGAAAAATGGGGGGCTGTCATGTTGATTGACGAGGCTGATATCTACCTGGAACGGCGCGTTGTTAGTGACCTTCGGCGCAACAGCCTTGTATTTGGTGAGATTCTGCGTTGGCATCCTCATCTGAGTACACCAGTAGTACTGACCCTGAATGTACA AATATTACCGAGGAATCCTGTTCTTGACTACAAACCGCGTCGGGCATTCGACGACGCCTTCATTTCCAGGattcacatcatcatcaagtaCGATCAGCTCAGTAAAGACAATCACCGCCAGATTTGGACACAGTTCTTTGACAAACTCACCGACGAGCGTCAAggcttcatcatcactggGCGAGCCAAATGA
- a CDS encoding hypothetical protein (EggNog:ENOG503PWZR) codes for MVSAKYLLLAPTSCLTFTANGSVWWYTCGLVSSYSMTSLRMPLLTVFLATASVPTLALTRVSVVPAPASGSTAPLARSASPASAPSRSLAASSLITNCQDQRQSVGSSGTYSCTAFNQNSGSMRCYCNV; via the coding sequence aTGGTCAGCGCCAagtacctcctcctcgcacCTACCAGCTGCCTCACCTTTACCGCCAACGGCAGCGTCTGGTGGTATACTTGCGGGTTAGTGTCATCTTATTCTATGACCTCACTAAGAATGCCTCTGCTAACAGTGTTTTTAGCAACTGCAAGTGTCCCCACACTGGCTCTTACGAGGGTTTCAGTGGTACCAGCCCCTGCATCAGGGTCGACAGCTCCATTAGCTCGATCAGCCTCACCCGCGTCGGCACCAAGTCGATCACTTGCAGCATCTTCTCTGATAACAAACTGCCAAGACCAGAGGCAGAGCGTGGGCTCCAGTGGGACGTACTCTTGCACGGCGTTCAACCAGAACTCGGGGAGCATGAGGTGCTACTGCAATGTCTAA
- a CDS encoding hypothetical protein (EggNog:ENOG503P2IF; COG:S) codes for MGNQVLSIGGVTDKIKSVDAAPQGLLVFDMTAQTWNDNYDGKAKNYVRAKTLDEWYQNGGMDKVFWSSEQARALFATDTDAEPPGSAPSKLTDIPNGTEQADSRQDFSTT; via the exons ATGGGAAATCAGGTGCTCAGTATCGGCGGCGTCACTGATAAAATCAAGTCGGTGGATGCAGCTCCACAAGGCTTACTAGTCTTTGACATGACTGCCCAAACCTGGAACGATAACTATGACGGCAAAGCCAAGAATTATGTTCGGGCTAAAACTCTGGACGAGTGGTATCAGAACGG AGGTATGGACAAGGTTTTCTGGTCTTCCGAGCAGGCGAGGGCCCTGTTTGCGACAGATACGGACGCTGAACCTCCAGGGAGCGCGCCTAGCAAGCTAACAGACATTCCCAATGGCACAGAGCAAGCGGACTCACGACAAGATTTCTCAACGACTTAA